GAAGATCCTGGAAAGTGTCTTTACTATCATCGACCACCTCTCCCAAACCATCGACAACGCCCTCTCCCGCGCCGAAACTCTCCGCCAATCCATCCTTAAAAAAGCCTTTTCCGGCAAGCTCGTCCCGCAAGACCCAAACGACGAGCCTGCTTCGGAACTCCTCAAACGCATCAGGGCGGAGCGGGAAAAAGCAGCCAGGGAGAAAAAGCCTGCACGAAAAACACGCAAGAAAAAGGAGGGAAAACGAGTGCGAGATTTATTAACTGCGCTTATACAAGCCGGAGATTGGATAAGCGCACAAGAAGCATTCCGGCAATGTGGGATATCAGACGGCGCTGAAACCGATCAGATCGAGCCTCTATATATGGAACTGCGCGACCTTGTAAATTCCGGCAAGGTGATAGTGGAGCGTCGCGGTGAGGAAGACTGGCTGAAGCTAAAAGATACACAGGAGGCATAACGTGCGCCTGGATCGTTTCTGGATAGGGGAATACAAAAACCTCAAGGACGTGACCGTTGATTTTGACGAGGACCACTGGGTGACCGTGGTCATCGGCTGGAACGGCACGGGAAAATCCAACGTCCTTGAGGCGCTGGCAACCTTGTTCAGAGACTTGGTAATGGAAGAGAGAGCGCCGAGCTTTCCTTATAAGCTACGGTATAGAATTCACGACTCCTGGGTAAATATAGATGCAGACCCGGTGCGGGAAAAGGACAAATACATTATTCATATTGCTGATGCGTCTGATGCAGAAAAAGAACCTGTAAAACCGGAGTCAGGCAAGGAACAGGAATGGACTTTCGAGGGGAATAAAATATCCTTTCCTCAATTCCTAAAAAAACAGGATGCGTATCTGCCGCGCTACGTCTTTGGCTATTATTCCGGCACATCTGACCGGATGCAGGATGTTTTCAAAAAATACCTGGCTAGATATGATAAAGAGTTGCGGGCCGGGAAAGATCCTGGCTTGCGACGTCTTTTTTATGCCTTACCTGTCCACAGCCAGTTTGTATTACTGGCGTTCATCCTGCAAAAGGATGAGGCTGTCTCGGACTTGCTCAACACGCATCTTGGGATCGAAGAGGAACGCAGTCTTGATTCTGTCTTGTTCGTGCTGAAACAGCCTCCCTGGGATCGCACAAAGAATCAAGAAGTCTTTTGGGGCGCCAAAGGGGTGGTTCGCGATTTTCTCGACAAATTGCACGCCGTATCTCTTGCCCCGATCAGGATTACGAGGCAGGTGGAAGTTTCTTTGTGGAATAAAAAGCGGCTTGGCTTTCGGTATCTCTACGTGAAGGATTTGAAAGCGTTGCAGGAACT
This region of Deltaproteobacteria bacterium genomic DNA includes:
- a CDS encoding AAA family ATPase; this translates as MHRRHNVRLDRFWIGEYKNLKDVTVDFDEDHWVTVVIGWNGTGKSNVLEALATLFRDLVMEERAPSFPYKLRYRIHDSWVNIDADPVREKDKYIIHIADASDAEKEPVKPESGKEQEWTFEGNKISFPQFLKKQDAYLPRYVFGYYSGTSDRMQDVFKKYLARYDKELRAGKDPGLRRLFYALPVHSQFVLLAFILQKDEAVSDLLNTHLGIEEERSLDSVLFVLKQPPWDRTKNQEVFWGAKGVVRDFLDKLHAVSLAPIRITRQVEVSLWNKKRLGFRYLYVKDLKALQELVGQETPREFFRDIESAYVSELIDEVRIRVKLRNNDGSVTFRELSEGEQQLLTVLGLLKFTSEEESLFLLDEPDTHLNPSWCVKYLKFLQQFVGNDEKERESSHVILTTHNPLAIAELVKGQVQILQRNPENLSISVEPPQGDPRGMGFAGILTSDMFGLESALDDHTVSLIKERNALLYKELKDHITEEENVRLKEIYQQLGEMRFNDVFDDPIFSEYAMMLEEEKKRRGTPILPQHEKAHILSKVIDELEGSA